From Poecile atricapillus isolate bPoeAtr1 chromosome 11, bPoeAtr1.hap1, whole genome shotgun sequence, one genomic window encodes:
- the LEO1 gene encoding RNA polymerase-associated protein LEO1 isoform X2, whose protein sequence is MADMADLFGSDADSEPEHKDSDSGSDSDSEQENAGSGSNASGSDSEQDDDREAIKPSNKELFGDDSEDEGASRHSGSDNHSERSYNRSEASEHEDNEQSDGEQHSASEAAHDDDEDEREHGSEEGSHHSEGDGSEKAHSEDEKWGKEDKSDQSDDEERQQNSDDEERQQNSDDEEKVQNSDEDERPQVSDDEERLQNSDEEKMQNSDDEERPQASDEEKMQNSDDDERAQRSDEEKIQNSDDEERAQHSDEEEQEHKSESARGSDSEDEVLRMKRKKPIASDSEAESDTEGQKEHADVMDLFGGADDISSGSDGEDKPPTPGQPIDENGLSQEQQEEEPIPETRIEVEIPKVNTDLGNDLYFVKLPNFLSVEPRPFDPQYYEDEFEDEEMLDEEGRTRLKLKVENTIRWRMRRDEEGNEIRESNARIVKWSDGSMSLHLGNEVFDVYKAPLQGDHNHLFIRQGTGLQGQAVFKTKLTFRPHSTDSATHRKMTLSLADRCSKTQKIRILPMAGRDPESQRTEMIKKEEERLRASIRRESQQRRMREKQHQRGLSASYLEPDRYDEEDEGDDAISLAAIKNRYKGGIREERARIYSSDSDEGSDEDKTQRLLKAKKLNSDEEGEPSGKRKADDDDKASKKPKKYVISDEEEEDDD, encoded by the exons ATGGCCGACATGGCGGATCTGTTCGGCAGCGACGCGGACTCGGAGCCCGAGCACAAAG ATTCGGATTCTGGCTCTGATTCAGATTCGGAGCAGGAGAACGCTGGCTCTGGGAGCAATGCTTCTGGGAGCGACAGCGAGCAGGACGACGACAGGGAGGCAATAAAACCCAGTAACAAGGAGCTGTTTGGAGATGACAGCGAGGATGAAGGGGCATCCCGTCACTCGGGGAGCGACAACCACTCGGAGAGATCCTACAACCGCTCGGAGGCCTCGGAGCACGAGGACAACGAGCAGTCGGACGGGGAGCAGCACAGCGCTTCCGAGGCCGCGCACGACGACGACGAGGATGAGCGTGAGCATGGCTCAGAGGAAGGCAGCCATCATTCAGAGGGAGATGGCTCTGAGAAAGCGCACTCAGAGGACGAGAAGTGGGGCAAGGAGGACAAAAGTGATCAGTCAGATGATGAGGAAAGGCAGCAGAACTCTGACGATGAGGAGAGACAGCAGAACTCTGACGATGAGGAGAAAGTGCAGAACTCGGATGAAGACGAAAGGCCGCAGGTGTCTGATGATGAGGAAAGACTCCAGAACTCTGATGAAGAGAAAATGCAGAACTCTGATGATGAGGAAAGGCCTCAGGCCTCGGATGAGGAGAAGATGCAGAACTCTGACGATGATGAAAGGGCCCAGCGGTCTGATGAGGAGAAGATTCAGAACTCTGATGATGAGGAAAGGGCCCAGCACTCAGATGAGGAGGAGCAAGAGCACAAATCCG AGTCTGCAAGGGGCAGCGATAGTGAGGATGAAGTTCTGCGGATGAAGCGAAAGAAACCAATTGCATCAGATTCAGAAGCAGAGAGTGACACAGAAGGGCAGAAAG AGCATGCAGATGTCATGGATCTGTTTGGAGGTGCTGATGACATATCCTCAGGGAGCGATGGAGAAGACAAGCCACCAACCCCAGGACAGCCCATT GATGAGAATGGGCTGAGtcaagagcagcaggaagaagagCCTATTCCAGAGACCAGAATAGAAGTGGAAATACCAAAAGTAAACACAGACTTGGGTAATGATTTGTATTTTGTGAAGCTGCCCAACTTCCTCAGTGTGGAGCCCAG ACCTTTTGATCCCCAGTATTATGAAGATGAATTTGAAGACGAGGAGATGCTTGATGAAGAGGGTAGAACTAGGTTAAAACTCAAG gTAGAGAACACAATACGATGGCGGATGCGACGAGATGAGGAAGGGAATGAGATCAGAGAAAGTAATGCACGGATAGTTAAATGGTCAGATGGAAG CATGTCCCTCCACTTGGGCAATGAGGTCTTCGATGTGTACAAGGCCCCGTTACAAGGAGATCACAATCATCTGTTCATCAGACAAGGGACAGGCCTGCAAGGACAGGCTGTGTTCAAGACCAAGTTAACCTTCAG GCCACACTCTACAGACAGTGCCACTCACAGGAAGATGACTCTGTCTCTGGCAGACAGATGCTCAAAGACCCAGAAAATTCGTATTTTGCCAATGGCAGGCCGTGATCCAGAGTCTCAGCGCACAGAAATGATCAAG AAAGaagaggagaggctgagagctTCCATCCGCAGGGAGTCGCAGCAGCGCCGGATGCGGGAGAAGCAGCACCAGCGGGGGCTGAGCGCCAGTTACCTGGAGCCCGACCGCTACGACGAGGAGGATGAGGGGGATGATGCAATCAGTCTGGCAGCTATCAAAAACAGATACAAAGGTGGCATCAGAG AGGAACGTGCTAGAATCTACTCTTCAGACAGTGACGAAGGCTCAGATGAAGATAAAACTCAAAGACTACTCAAGGCAAAGAAACTTAACAGTGATGAG GAAGGTGAACcttctggaaagagaaaagcagatgaTGATGACAAAGCAAGTAAAAAGCCTAAGAAATACGTGATCAgtgatgaagaggaagaagatgatgATTAA
- the LEO1 gene encoding RNA polymerase-associated protein LEO1 isoform X1, whose translation MADMADLFGSDADSEPEHKDSDSGSDSDSEQENAGSGSNASGSDSEQDDDREAIKPSNKELFGDDSEDEGASRHSGSDNHSERSYNRSEASEHEDNEQSDGEQHSASEAAHDDDEDEREHGSEEGSHHSEGDGSEKAHSEDEKWGKEDKSDQSDDEERQQNSDDEERQQNSDDEEKVQNSDEDERPQVSDDEERLQNSDEEKMQNSDDEERPQASDEEKMQNSDDDERAQRSDEEKIQNSDDEERAQHSDEEEQEHKSVESARGSDSEDEVLRMKRKKPIASDSEAESDTEGQKEHADVMDLFGGADDISSGSDGEDKPPTPGQPIDENGLSQEQQEEEPIPETRIEVEIPKVNTDLGNDLYFVKLPNFLSVEPRPFDPQYYEDEFEDEEMLDEEGRTRLKLKVENTIRWRMRRDEEGNEIRESNARIVKWSDGSMSLHLGNEVFDVYKAPLQGDHNHLFIRQGTGLQGQAVFKTKLTFRPHSTDSATHRKMTLSLADRCSKTQKIRILPMAGRDPESQRTEMIKKEEERLRASIRRESQQRRMREKQHQRGLSASYLEPDRYDEEDEGDDAISLAAIKNRYKGGIREERARIYSSDSDEGSDEDKTQRLLKAKKLNSDEEGEPSGKRKADDDDKASKKPKKYVISDEEEEDDD comes from the exons ATGGCCGACATGGCGGATCTGTTCGGCAGCGACGCGGACTCGGAGCCCGAGCACAAAG ATTCGGATTCTGGCTCTGATTCAGATTCGGAGCAGGAGAACGCTGGCTCTGGGAGCAATGCTTCTGGGAGCGACAGCGAGCAGGACGACGACAGGGAGGCAATAAAACCCAGTAACAAGGAGCTGTTTGGAGATGACAGCGAGGATGAAGGGGCATCCCGTCACTCGGGGAGCGACAACCACTCGGAGAGATCCTACAACCGCTCGGAGGCCTCGGAGCACGAGGACAACGAGCAGTCGGACGGGGAGCAGCACAGCGCTTCCGAGGCCGCGCACGACGACGACGAGGATGAGCGTGAGCATGGCTCAGAGGAAGGCAGCCATCATTCAGAGGGAGATGGCTCTGAGAAAGCGCACTCAGAGGACGAGAAGTGGGGCAAGGAGGACAAAAGTGATCAGTCAGATGATGAGGAAAGGCAGCAGAACTCTGACGATGAGGAGAGACAGCAGAACTCTGACGATGAGGAGAAAGTGCAGAACTCGGATGAAGACGAAAGGCCGCAGGTGTCTGATGATGAGGAAAGACTCCAGAACTCTGATGAAGAGAAAATGCAGAACTCTGATGATGAGGAAAGGCCTCAGGCCTCGGATGAGGAGAAGATGCAGAACTCTGACGATGATGAAAGGGCCCAGCGGTCTGATGAGGAGAAGATTCAGAACTCTGATGATGAGGAAAGGGCCCAGCACTCAGATGAGGAGGAGCAAGAGCACAAATCCG TAGAGTCTGCAAGGGGCAGCGATAGTGAGGATGAAGTTCTGCGGATGAAGCGAAAGAAACCAATTGCATCAGATTCAGAAGCAGAGAGTGACACAGAAGGGCAGAAAG AGCATGCAGATGTCATGGATCTGTTTGGAGGTGCTGATGACATATCCTCAGGGAGCGATGGAGAAGACAAGCCACCAACCCCAGGACAGCCCATT GATGAGAATGGGCTGAGtcaagagcagcaggaagaagagCCTATTCCAGAGACCAGAATAGAAGTGGAAATACCAAAAGTAAACACAGACTTGGGTAATGATTTGTATTTTGTGAAGCTGCCCAACTTCCTCAGTGTGGAGCCCAG ACCTTTTGATCCCCAGTATTATGAAGATGAATTTGAAGACGAGGAGATGCTTGATGAAGAGGGTAGAACTAGGTTAAAACTCAAG gTAGAGAACACAATACGATGGCGGATGCGACGAGATGAGGAAGGGAATGAGATCAGAGAAAGTAATGCACGGATAGTTAAATGGTCAGATGGAAG CATGTCCCTCCACTTGGGCAATGAGGTCTTCGATGTGTACAAGGCCCCGTTACAAGGAGATCACAATCATCTGTTCATCAGACAAGGGACAGGCCTGCAAGGACAGGCTGTGTTCAAGACCAAGTTAACCTTCAG GCCACACTCTACAGACAGTGCCACTCACAGGAAGATGACTCTGTCTCTGGCAGACAGATGCTCAAAGACCCAGAAAATTCGTATTTTGCCAATGGCAGGCCGTGATCCAGAGTCTCAGCGCACAGAAATGATCAAG AAAGaagaggagaggctgagagctTCCATCCGCAGGGAGTCGCAGCAGCGCCGGATGCGGGAGAAGCAGCACCAGCGGGGGCTGAGCGCCAGTTACCTGGAGCCCGACCGCTACGACGAGGAGGATGAGGGGGATGATGCAATCAGTCTGGCAGCTATCAAAAACAGATACAAAGGTGGCATCAGAG AGGAACGTGCTAGAATCTACTCTTCAGACAGTGACGAAGGCTCAGATGAAGATAAAACTCAAAGACTACTCAAGGCAAAGAAACTTAACAGTGATGAG GAAGGTGAACcttctggaaagagaaaagcagatgaTGATGACAAAGCAAGTAAAAAGCCTAAGAAATACGTGATCAgtgatgaagaggaagaagatgatgATTAA